The proteins below are encoded in one region of Alphaproteobacteria bacterium:
- a CDS encoding choline dehydrogenase: MTETYDYIVIGAGSAGCAVAARLSEDPGVRVLLLEAGGRDRNLWIHIPVGYYRTMINPALSWRYETAADDKVAERRLSWPRGRVLGGSSSINGLLYVRGQHQDYDHWRQLGNPGWAYEDVLPYFQKAEDQERGADEFHGSGGPLKVSDIPDRRPICEAFIAAGKELGIPGNTDFNGARQEGVGYFQTTSRRGRRSSAATAYLKPNRGRQNLNVVTRAHVSRLVVSEGRATGIEWLEREVPRSADCRGEIVLAGGAINSPQLLQLSGIGPGEVLGELGIEVVQDMAGVGRDLQDHYQVRSIWEIKGARSLNSDVHNPFLKLMIGLQYALKRSGPLTISAGQVGMFARTRPELASPDIQFHFIPFSAEKPGQPLHRYAGVTSSVCQLRPESRGEVMITSADHRRHPRIEANYLDAELDRRTLVEAMKLNRRLSETPAFARYMAREREPGPDYQSDDELLQYARQNGTTIYHPTSTCRMGPDERAVVDARLRVKGINGLRVADCSIMPTLISGNTNAPAIMIGEKCADMIKQDRHG; this comes from the coding sequence GTGACCGAGACTTACGACTACATCGTCATCGGTGCCGGCTCGGCCGGTTGTGCCGTGGCGGCCAGGCTTTCCGAGGACCCGGGCGTCCGGGTGCTGTTGCTGGAAGCCGGCGGGCGCGACCGCAATCTGTGGATCCACATACCCGTGGGCTATTACCGCACCATGATCAATCCGGCGCTCTCGTGGCGCTACGAGACGGCGGCCGACGACAAGGTGGCGGAGCGCCGCCTGTCGTGGCCGCGGGGCCGCGTGCTGGGCGGTTCCAGCTCGATCAACGGCCTCTTGTATGTGCGCGGCCAGCACCAGGACTACGACCACTGGCGCCAGCTCGGCAATCCGGGCTGGGCTTACGAGGACGTGCTGCCCTATTTCCAGAAGGCCGAGGATCAGGAACGCGGCGCTGACGAATTTCATGGCAGCGGCGGGCCGCTCAAGGTATCGGACATCCCCGACCGCCGCCCCATCTGCGAGGCCTTCATCGCCGCCGGCAAGGAACTGGGAATTCCCGGCAACACCGACTTCAACGGGGCGAGGCAAGAGGGCGTGGGGTATTTTCAGACCACCTCGCGGCGGGGTCGGCGGTCGTCCGCCGCCACCGCCTACCTCAAGCCCAATCGCGGGCGGCAGAATCTAAACGTCGTGACGCGGGCGCATGTTTCGCGCCTTGTCGTCAGCGAGGGCCGGGCCACGGGGATCGAGTGGCTGGAGCGCGAGGTGCCGCGTAGCGCCGACTGCCGGGGCGAGATCGTGCTGGCCGGCGGTGCCATCAACTCGCCGCAGCTTTTGCAGCTCTCGGGCATCGGACCGGGCGAGGTGCTCGGCGAACTGGGCATCGAAGTGGTGCAGGACATGGCCGGCGTCGGCCGCGATTTGCAGGACCACTACCAGGTGCGCTCGATCTGGGAGATCAAGGGTGCGCGCTCGCTCAACAGCGACGTCCACAATCCCTTCCTCAAGCTCATGATCGGCCTGCAATACGCCTTGAAGCGCAGCGGTCCGCTGACCATCAGCGCCGGCCAGGTGGGCATGTTCGCCCGCACCCGGCCCGAACTGGCGTCGCCCGACATCCAGTTCCACTTCATCCCCTTCAGCGCCGAAAAGCCCGGCCAGCCCTTGCACCGCTACGCCGGGGTGACCTCCTCGGTCTGCCAGCTCCGGCCGGAAAGCCGCGGCGAGGTGATGATTACTTCCGCCGATCACCGCCGGCATCCGCGCATCGAGGCCAACTATCTCGATGCCGAGCTCGACCGCCGTACCCTGGTCGAGGCCATGAAGCTCAACCGCCGGCTCTCCGAGACCCCGGCCTTCGCCAGGTATATGGCCCGCGAGCGCGAGCCCGGACCCGACTACCAGAGCGACGACGAGTTGCTGCAATACGCCCGCCAGAACGGCACCACCATCTACCACCCCACCAGCACCTGCCGCATGGGGCCGGACGAGCGCGCCGTGGTCGATGCGCGGCTGAGGGTCAAGGGCATCAATGGGCTGAGGGTGGCGGATTGCTCGATCATGCCGACCCTCATTTCGGGCAACACCAACGCGCCGGCCATCATGATCGGCGAGAAATGCGCCGACATGATCAAGCAGGATCGCCACGGCTGA